Proteins encoded in a region of the Mucilaginibacter sabulilitoris genome:
- the mgrA gene encoding L-glyceraldehyde 3-phosphate reductase: MNYLPSTVRYQDMQYRRCGHSGIKLPALSLGLWHNFGGVDTEENFRSILRLAFDSGITHFDLANNYGPPAGSAETNFGKILQEDLRSYRDELIISSKAGYTMWGGPYGDWGSRKYLISSLDQSLKRMRLDYVDIFYHHRPDPETPLEESMAALDHLVRQGKALYAGISNYPADQAAKAIEILKFLGTPCLIHQPKYSMFERWVEQNLLDVLETSGVGCIPFSPLAQGLLTNKYLKGIPADSRAAKPSGFLQQDQVTEERLKQIKKLNDLAEYRGQTLAQMALVWLLKDRRVTSVLIGASRPDQLQDSLRCLRNLQFSSEELLTIEMILS, from the coding sequence ATGAACTATCTACCATCAACAGTCCGCTACCAGGATATGCAATACCGCCGCTGCGGTCACAGCGGCATCAAGCTGCCTGCTTTATCACTGGGCCTTTGGCATAATTTCGGAGGTGTAGATACCGAGGAAAATTTCCGGTCTATCCTTCGTTTGGCATTTGATAGCGGAATCACCCACTTTGATCTTGCCAATAATTACGGCCCTCCTGCGGGCAGTGCGGAAACCAATTTTGGAAAAATCCTTCAGGAAGATCTTCGGAGTTACCGTGATGAGCTGATTATCAGCAGCAAGGCTGGCTATACCATGTGGGGCGGTCCTTATGGTGATTGGGGTTCGAGAAAATATCTAATATCCAGTTTAGACCAAAGCTTAAAGCGTATGCGCCTGGACTATGTAGATATTTTTTACCATCATCGGCCGGATCCCGAAACTCCATTGGAAGAGAGCATGGCAGCACTTGATCACCTTGTTCGGCAGGGGAAGGCGCTGTATGCGGGTATTTCAAATTATCCTGCTGACCAGGCAGCGAAAGCGATTGAAATATTGAAATTCCTGGGCACACCCTGCCTTATCCATCAGCCTAAATATTCCATGTTTGAAAGGTGGGTAGAGCAGAATTTACTGGATGTTTTGGAGACATCCGGCGTCGGCTGCATCCCCTTTTCGCCCCTTGCCCAGGGCTTGTTGACGAACAAATATCTTAAAGGTATACCGGCGGATAGCCGCGCTGCAAAACCCAGCGGTTTTTTGCAGCAAGATCAGGTAACAGAAGAACGCCTGAAGCAGATCAAAAAACTAAATGACCTGGCGGAGTACAGGGGACAGACCCTTGCTCAAATGGCCTTAGTCTGGCTGCTCAAGGACAGGCGGGTTACCTCGGTGCTGATCGGGGCCAGCAGGCCTGATCAGCTGCAGGATTCTTTGCGATGTCTTCGAAATCTTCAATTTTCATCTGAAGAGTTATTGACCATCGAGATGATCTTATCTTAA
- a CDS encoding SGNH/GDSL hydrolase family protein: protein MKFMLSILLTLLISGSSCRLSKPVQKPAAWSPVLKHADAKPGSLGDPNLKFIGRWDFSDRNRYTSYWGGAYVRVRFSGRMISMRIGHPTNFFARIDDGPWISYKNAKDTVTFRDIPSHGGWHTLTVAQGKDYDYLFDFRGFILPTHARTTKPVVSKIVVEYIGDSITSGYTDDQANVSDYGWVAAEILGAEHTQIAYPGINLIDGYGRVKGNGMESQYFKSRSLKYPDAAAWDFRNYTADIVLINLGTNDNNNKVPDSAFRHSYISLIKGVRANYPKARIIALQTFLGIKTKPTLEAVAEINHAGDLDVYFLETSGWIAPKTSDYNDTAHPSVAGQEKVGRILAEKLKAYL, encoded by the coding sequence ATGAAATTCATGCTCTCTATCTTACTGACCCTGCTCATTTCAGGTAGCAGCTGCCGCTTAAGCAAACCTGTGCAAAAGCCCGCAGCCTGGAGTCCGGTTTTAAAACACGCGGACGCAAAACCCGGTTCGCTTGGGGATCCCAACTTGAAATTTATTGGACGCTGGGACTTTTCAGACAGAAATCGGTATACCAGTTATTGGGGTGGTGCTTATGTCAGGGTGCGTTTTTCGGGCAGAATGATCAGCATGCGGATAGGGCATCCAACCAATTTTTTTGCCCGGATCGACGATGGTCCCTGGATCAGTTATAAGAATGCGAAAGATACAGTGACTTTTAGGGACATACCATCGCATGGCGGTTGGCATACACTTACTGTTGCACAGGGAAAAGATTATGATTACCTGTTTGATTTCAGGGGGTTTATCTTGCCTACTCATGCAAGAACTACGAAACCAGTGGTATCTAAGATCGTCGTGGAATACATTGGCGACTCGATCACTTCAGGTTACACAGATGACCAGGCAAATGTTTCAGATTATGGCTGGGTCGCAGCGGAAATCCTTGGCGCCGAACATACACAGATCGCGTATCCGGGGATCAACCTAATCGACGGTTATGGCAGGGTCAAGGGTAATGGGATGGAATCACAGTATTTCAAATCCCGGTCGCTTAAGTATCCGGATGCCGCTGCCTGGGATTTTCGGAATTACACAGCCGATATTGTTCTTATAAACCTCGGTACCAACGACAACAACAACAAGGTACCGGATTCCGCTTTCAGGCATTCCTATATCAGTTTAATCAAAGGCGTCCGCGCGAATTATCCTAAGGCCAGGATTATTGCTCTTCAAACTTTTCTGGGCATCAAAACCAAACCTACCCTGGAGGCGGTGGCTGAGATTAACCACGCAGGCGACCTAGATGTGTATTTTCTGGAAACGAGCGGGTGGATCGCTCCTAAAACAAGCGATTATAATGACACTGCCCATCCCAGCGTAGCCGGGCAGGAAAAGGTAGGGCGAATTCTGGCCGAAAAGCTGAAAGCCTACCTTTAA